A genomic window from Labrus bergylta chromosome 7, fLabBer1.1, whole genome shotgun sequence includes:
- the dnajb9a gene encoding dnaJ homolog subfamily B member 9a codes for MATAQSAVTFAVCILMITELILAKRDYYDILGVPKDASERQIKKAFHKLAMKYHPDKNKSPDAELKFREIAEAYETLSDETRRRRYDHMGENSAYFTGESQSRHRQGAQQPFTFNFDDIFKDFDIHSHNRHARHRRHFDEDPRSHKDPHSRHRRHFQGNFGAGIFEDLFDDADKMFTFERHTKQTENRFHGASKQHCRTVTQRRGNMVTTYTDCTAS; via the exons ATGGCAACTGCGCAGTCTGCTGTAACATTTGCAGTGTGCATCCTCATGATAACAGAGCTGATACTTGCCAAAAGGGACTACTACGACATACTAGGAGTGCCGAAAGATGCTTCTGAACGACAGATAAAAAAGGCTTTCCACAAGCTCGCAATGAAATATCACCCAGACAAGAACAAGAGCCCGGACGCTGAGCTGAAGTTCAGAGAAATTGCTGAAG CTTATGAAACTTTATCAGAcgaaaccagaagaagaagatatgaCCACATGGGTGAAAACTCTGCATACTTCACTGGGGAGTCGCAAAGCAGACACAGACAAGGTGCCCAGCAACCTTTCACCTTCAactttgatgacatttttaagGATTTTGACATCCACAGTCACAACAGGCATGCCCGTCATCGAAGACACTTTGATGAGGACCCCAGGTCCCACAAGGACCCCCACAGCCGTCATCGGAGACACTTTCAAGGAAACTTTGGTGCGGGAATCTTTGAGGACTTGTTTGACGACGCAGATAAAATGTTTACCTTTGAAAGGCACaccaaacaaactgaaaacaggtTTCATGGTGCATCGAAACAACACTGTAGAACAGTGACACAGCGCAGAGGAAACATGGTAACCACTTACACAGACTGCACTGCATCTTAG